In Chitinophagaceae bacterium C216, the genomic stretch AATGCGCAAGGAACTAGGCCTATACGCCAATCTACGCCCCATTAAATTGTTCGACGAATTATTGGGTGCTTCCAGCATTAAACCTGAAATTCTGAAAGGTGCCGACATTTTATTCTTCCGCGAACTAACCGGGGATATTTATTTCGGGGAAAAAGGTAGAAAAGATAATGGAGACAGCGCTTACGATATAGCTACTTACAGTAAGTTTGAGGTAGAGCGCATCGCCCGCAAAGCATTTGAAGCAGCACGCACACGCAGAAAAAAACTATGCTCTGTAGATAAAGCCAATGTACTGGAAACAAGCCGTCTTTGGAGAGAAGTAGTACAGCAGGTAGCTAAGGATTATCCAGATGTAGAAGTAGAATATCAGTTTGTAGACGCTACCGCTATGTTGCTGATTAAGGATCCTAAGCGCTTTGACGTAGTGTTAACTGCCAATCTGTTTGGAGATATCCTGACTGACGAAGCTTCTCAGATTGCAGGCTCTATGGGCATGCTAGCATCCGCCTCTATTGGCGACGGCACTGGCGTATACGAGCCCATTCACGGGTCAGCTCACGA encodes the following:
- the leuB gene encoding 3-isopropylmalate dehydrogenase — its product is MKKNILIVPGDGIGQEVTAVGKKVLDKIAEKFGHEFVYDEALIGHVAIEATGEALPDESLQKMKNSDAVLFGAVGHPKYDNDPSAKVRPEQGLLKMRKELGLYANLRPIKLFDELLGASSIKPEILKGADILFFRELTGDIYFGEKGRKDNGDSAYDIATYSKFEVERIARKAFEAARTRRKKLCSVDKANVLETSRLWREVVQQVAKDYPDVEVEYQFVDATAMLLIKDPKRFDVVLTANLFGDILTDEASQIAGSMGMLASASIGDGTGVYEPIHGSAHDITGKGIANPMASVLSAALLLDISFGLKEESNAIINAVDAVLKAGFRTADIADASTPKEKILGTDAIGEEIIKRL